In one Misgurnus anguillicaudatus chromosome 1, ASM2758022v2, whole genome shotgun sequence genomic region, the following are encoded:
- the pus7l gene encoding pseudouridylate synthase PUS7L has protein sequence MEKEALSCFISDHEGFHGTIKISPQDFVVTEMDINGQLVTNPNIEETHTKIPRQATNKGGVKSKRPELNDIDTFNQDCFDLNVILGLSVNKELENFTNKIRLGTSPSNGKQENMEFSLGTFPDKNLRAVVHKAVRHTYPFLQTVTNQSEIRVREDQDFKELSKLSSEGEAEDFFRFMDAKVPGSAFTFLPDESKEHRTTVHHFVSRRFGKLVETKSFTDQKKTSITVRLRERNKQSKKRTITDCQEEDVTLYTAFTLQKDNLETLEAISYMAVVLDVLPSDFTYAGIKDKRAVTYQAMVVKKISPEQLLEKVSEFERRGIKISRVHPVSEPLKIGRLQGNHFDLVIRDLKPYGKRELATLEELVQEAVENVKNRGFVNYYGPQRFGSGSCVRADQIGLALLKEEMETSVRLFFTPEDGDDLQNKAKQHFLLTGNAKESLALMPAYKARERLMLRALHRYGSGREGCIRAWLSLPHSMRLFYLHSYCSRVWNEAASCRLQKLGFKAVRGDLVWSGSEKGHSDMAEEELNATQVHVVTSEEETDGVFSLDQVILPIPGNSVKYPENLLGRWYQERLAQDGLGSCRFRVTPLKLNNPGCYRRLLAKPQNVTYGLQTTSQSDEPHAPSLSIAFDLDASCYATVCLREIMKSNLS, from the exons ATGGAGAAGGAGGCTTTGTCGTGCTTTATTTCAGACCATGAAGGTTTCCATGGGACTATTAAAATCTCACCCCAAGACTTTGTTGTTACTGAGATGGACATCAATGGACAGCTCGTTACAAATCCTAACATTGAGGAAACGCACACAAAAATACCGCGTCAAGCTACAAATAAAGGAGGTGTTAAGTCTAAACGACCTGAACTGAATGACATTGACACTTTTAACCAGGACTGCTTTGATTTGAATGTTATCCTCGGTCTGTCTGTGAATAAAGAGTTGGAGAATTTCACTAACAAAATAAGACTGGGAACCAGTCCAAGTAATGGCAAACAGGAGAACATGGAGTTCTCATTGGGTACTTTTCCTGACAAGAACCTCAGAGCTGTTGTCCACAAAGCGGTACGACACACCTACCCCTTCCTTCAGACGGTCACAAACCAATCAGAGATTCGTGTACGAGAGGACCAGGACTTCAAGGAGCTCTCCAAATTATCCTCCGAAGGAGAGGCCGAGGACTTCTTCAGGTTCATGGATGCTAAAGTACCCGGCTCTGCGTTCACCTTCCTGCCCGATGAGAGCAAGGAGCACCGGACAACAGTTCACCATTTTGTCAGCAGACGTTTCGGGAAGCTCGTAGAGACGAAGAGCTTCACCGACCAGAAGAAGACCTCCATTACTGTGAGGCTTAGGGAGAGAAACAAGCAATCCAAGAAGAGGACGATAACAGATTGTCAAGAGGAAGACGTGACATTATACACAG CTTTCACACTGCAAAAAGACAACTTGGAGACTTTGGAGGCCATCAGCTACATGGCCGTGGTGCTTGATGTGCTTCCATCTGATTTTACCTACGCAGGAATCAAAGACAAGAGGGCAGTCACCTACCAGGCCATGGTGGTGAAAAAGATCTCTCCAGAGCA GTTGCTGGAGAAGGTCTCAGAGTTTGAGAGGAGGGGAATTAAAATCTCACGTGTGCATCCCGTGTCTGAACCCCTCAAAATCGGGAGACTGCAGGGAAATCATTTTGATCTTGTAATAAGAGACCTGAAGCCTTATGGGAAACGTGAACTTGCGACGTTAGAAGAGCTTGTGCAAGAAGCGGTGGAAAATGTGAAG AACCGAGGCTTTGTGAATTATTACGGACCCCAGCGATTTGGTAGCGGATCGTGCGTCCGAGCAGACCAAATAGGACTTGCACTTTTAAAGGAAGAAATG GAGACTTCGGTTAGGCTGTTTTTCACCCCAGAGGATGGTGATGACCTCCAAAACAAGGCAAAGCAACATTTTCTCCTCACAG GGAATGCCAAGGAGAGCTTGGCACTGATGCCAGCTTACAAAGCTCGAGAGCGGCTCATGCTGCGGGCACTCCATCGATATGGGAGCGGACGGGAAGGATGCATACGTGCCTGGCTCAGTTTGCCCCACAGCATGAGACTCTTTTACCTCCACTCCTATTGTAGCCGAGTGTGGAACGAAGCGGCGTCATGCAGACTACAAAAACTGGGCTTCAAGGCTGTTCGTGGAGATCTGGTGTGGTCTGGATCTGAAAAAGGACACAGCGACATGGCAGAAGAGGAACTGAATGCTACACAG GTTCACGTGGTGACGTCTGAAGAGGAGACGGATGGTGTTTTCTCATTAGACCAG GTCATCCTTCCAATACCAGGAAATAGTGTCAAGTACCCGGAAAATCTGCTGGGCCGGTGGTATCAAGAAAGGTTGGCTCAGGACGGCTTGGGGTCGTGCCGTTTCAGAGTGACGCCGCTTAAACTCAACAACCCAGGATGTTATCGTCGTCTACTTGCAAAGCCACAGAACGTCACTTACGGCTTGCAGACCACGAGTCAGTCGGACGAGCCTCATGCGCCCAGTCTGTCGATAGCCTTCGACTTGGATGCTTCCTGTTACGCTACTGTGTGTCTGAGGGAGATTATGAAAAGTAATCTTTCATAG